The Sebastes umbrosus isolate fSebUmb1 chromosome 1, fSebUmb1.pri, whole genome shotgun sequence genome includes the window CAATTTTCAGCTTTTCAAAGACATTTATATTGACTGCATATGATAAATGTTGTGTAACAACAAGGTTTAGATATCAGATGAACTTACGGTGGCAGTACACGGAGGTGATGATGAGGATTAGAAGAAGAAGGCCACAGCCGCCAGCCAGTGGGCCCAGTATGATCAGAGAACAAAACAGTTCAGGCCTGGTTTCCGCTGTAAAGCATGTACTCATTTACCATCTGCTCCTCCTCAAAGcatcacacacatatgaagatgATGAGGACTCTTGTGATTGTGAACATTTACCTTTCTTGTTACAAACGCATGGCGTGGCAGTTGTGCATAGGGTTTGCtcggtggtggtggcggcggccCGCGGTGCTTCGGTGCTTTTGACTTTTTCTGAAGAGAGAGGGAACTGTGTGATTCTAAAAAGCATCCATCAGATCATCATTAGACCAAACGTATGACACAAAACTCACTTCCACCCAGCCGGATCACGTTGCCGAACTTCAGCTCTTTGCCGCCGAAGAGAGACGCACAGCTGTAAACGCCGCTGTCCAGATCTTTGCTGAATTTCAGCAGTATCAGGATATCTTCACGAATCCTTGAGTAACTGAAGGTGGAGGGAAAGGAGGCTAGAGGTGACTTTAGGAGGCCATTGTTAGTGAAAGACGCAATGAATTCCATGCCAGATGTGTCCAGAACTCGAAACCAGACGATCATGGAGCCCGCTTCAGCAGGCTTACACGTGATTTGAACCGGTTGCCCTTCCTTTGCAGTTATGTCTTCACC containing:
- the cd8a gene encoding T-cell surface glycoprotein CD8 alpha chain; its protein translation is MDQKWIQILGILVFCQQMTSGAGEDITAKEGQPVQITCKPAEAGSMIVWFRVLDTSGMEFIASFTNNGLLKSPLASFPSTFSYSRIREDILILLKFSKDLDSGVYSCASLFGGKELKFGNVIRLGGKKVKSTEAPRAAATTTEQTLCTTATPCVCNKKAETRPELFCSLIILGPLAGGCGLLLLILIITSVYCHQIRTRRCPHHYKRKPRVVAPGKQMMTKRPV